In Tachysurus vachellii isolate PV-2020 chromosome 10, HZAU_Pvac_v1, whole genome shotgun sequence, the following proteins share a genomic window:
- the mdh1ab gene encoding malate dehydrogenase 1Ab, NAD (soluble) — MADPIRVLVTGAAGQIAYSLLYGIAKGDVFGKDQPIILVLLDITPMLPVLDGVVMELQDCALPLLKEVIPTDKEEVAFKDLDAAILVGSMPRKEGMERKDLLKANVAIFKSQGTALDKYAKKTVKVLVVGNPANTNCLIAAKSAPSIPKENFSCLTRLDHNRASSQVAMRCGVSASSVKNVIIWGNHSSTQYPDVHHCLVNVGGKDVPAFDAVKDDSWLKGDFISTVQQRGAAVIKARKLSSAMSAAKAICDHMRNIWTGTAEGEFISMGVYSTGNPYGVPDDLIYSFPISIKDKSWKIVEGLAINDFSQAKMDATAAELVEERDTALSFLSV; from the exons ATG GCTGATCCTATCCGAGTTCTGGTGACCGGTGCGGCTGGGCAGATCGCCTACTCCCTGTTGTACGGCATCGCCAAGGGAGACGTGTTTGGGAAAGATCAG cCTATTATCCTGGTGCTGCTGGACATCACTCCCATGCTGCCCGTGCTGGACGGTGTGGTCATGGAGCTGCAGGATTGCGCTCTCCCACTTCTAAAGG AGGTCATCCCCACAGATAAAGAGGAAGTAGCATTTAAGGACCTGGATGCTGCCATTCTGGTTGGCTCCATGCCAAGGAAGGAGGGAATGGAGAGGAAAGACCTGCTCAAGGCCAACGTGGCTATATTTAAATCTCAGGGCACGGCGCTGGACAAGTACGCCAAGAAGACGGTTAAG GTTCTGGTGGTGGGAAACCCGGCCAACACTAACTGCCTGATCGCAGCTAAATCCGCTCCCTCCATTCCCAAAGAGAACTTCTCCTGTCTGACTCGCCTGGATCATAACCGTGCCAGCTCTCag GTGGCGATGCGCTGTGGTGTTTCAGCCAGCAGCGTGAAGAACGTGATCATCTGGGGGAACCACTCATCCACCCAGTACCCCGACGTCCACCACTGCTTGGTCAACGTGGGGGGAAAAGACGTGCCTGCGTTCGACGCCGTGAAGGACGACAGCTGGCTGAAAGGAGACTTCATCTCT aCTGTTCAGCAGCGTGGAGCAGCAGTCATTAAGGCACGCAAGCTCTCCAGCGCCATGTCTGCTGCGAAGGCCATCTGTGACCACATGAGGAACATCTGGACCGGCACCGCTGAG GGTGAGTTTATCTCCATGGGTGTGTATTCCACCGGAAACCCTTACGGCGTCCCTGACGACCTCATCTATTCCTTCCCCATCTCCATCAAG GATAAATCCTGGAAGATTGTTGAGGGTCTGGCTATCAATGACTTCTCCCAAGCCAAGATGGACGCCACCGCCGCCGAGCTGGTGGAGGAGAGAGACACCGCCCTCTCCTTCCTGAGTGTCTGA